The proteins below are encoded in one region of Sporosarcina sp. FSL K6-1508:
- a CDS encoding flagellar protein FlgN, whose protein sequence is MSITTILASLDSLEKLHRSLLRLAYDKTGLIKNGDMDELDQLLKDEQAHLAAIVQMDTQRQLTVSQYLTDQGRSVPLNPTVTDLLDVVPEADKKGLEEARDRLLHAIHDLKWQNDLNQKLTYQSLQFVNLSLDMVRPRPESVNYSKTEINGNKVSTKQTTFDTNA, encoded by the coding sequence ATGTCTATCACAACTATTCTGGCGTCTCTCGACAGCCTAGAAAAACTTCATAGAAGTCTGCTGAGACTCGCATATGATAAGACTGGACTCATCAAGAACGGGGACATGGATGAACTCGATCAGCTGCTGAAAGACGAGCAGGCACATTTGGCTGCCATCGTACAGATGGATACTCAAAGGCAACTTACTGTATCTCAATATTTAACTGATCAAGGACGATCAGTGCCGCTCAATCCGACCGTCACCGACTTGCTCGACGTCGTACCGGAAGCGGACAAGAAAGGCCTTGAGGAGGCGAGGGACCGTCTCCTGCATGCGATTCATGACCTGAAATGGCAAAATGATTTGAACCAGAAGCTGACCTACCAGTCCCTTCAGTTCGTGAATCTGTCGCTGGACATGGTCCGGCCACGCCCGGAATCAGTCAACTACTCAAAAACAGAAATTAACGGAAACAAAGTATCTACTAAACAAACAACCTTTGATACAAATGCCTGA
- the flgM gene encoding flagellar biosynthesis anti-sigma factor FlgM, protein MMKMKIEKFNLPAINPYKANQLKAEQTEQKAKVKTDKLEISSEAKQLSEKSSFTVERNERVQELKAQVQAGTYEVNPEQLAANLVKYFKP, encoded by the coding sequence ATGATGAAGATGAAAATCGAAAAGTTCAATCTCCCTGCCATTAACCCGTACAAAGCGAATCAGCTGAAGGCGGAACAGACAGAGCAGAAAGCAAAAGTGAAAACAGACAAACTCGAAATTTCATCCGAAGCAAAACAACTGTCGGAAAAGTCATCATTTACTGTAGAAAGAAATGAACGCGTCCAAGAATTGAAAGCGCAAGTGCAAGCGGGAACGTACGAAGTTAATCCCGAGCAGCTCGCTGCCAACTTGGTTAAATACTTCAAACCGTAA
- a CDS encoding TIGR03826 family flagellar region protein — MAELRDCPRCGEFFNFTGIREVCAKCAADEEKMYEVVYRFLRRRENRAATIERIVEVTGVTETLLHQWVRKGRLQPALFPNLGYPCDNCGKLTNTGKLCVGCTADIKNGLRTFEAAQEFRDAVDANDKATYHAERKRN; from the coding sequence ATGGCAGAACTGCGAGATTGCCCAAGATGCGGCGAGTTTTTCAACTTTACAGGGATAAGGGAAGTTTGCGCGAAGTGCGCTGCGGATGAGGAGAAAATGTATGAAGTCGTATACCGTTTCTTGAGACGCCGCGAAAACAGGGCGGCGACAATTGAACGAATCGTCGAAGTAACTGGCGTCACCGAAACCCTGCTTCACCAATGGGTACGCAAAGGACGACTTCAGCCGGCTTTATTTCCAAATCTCGGTTATCCATGCGATAATTGCGGTAAACTAACGAACACAGGGAAACTATGTGTCGGCTGTACGGCAGATATTAAAAATGGCTTGAGAACGTTTGAGGCGGCGCAGGAATTCAGGGATGCAGTCGATGCAAATGACAAAGCAACCTACCACGCGGAGCGTAAACGAAATTAG
- a CDS encoding ComF family protein, producing MNSCLLCETPIASNPSWQALLGLDQQTNICQDCSKKFQHADIKNEEPFLDQVTSLYKYNEAMREYLHQFKFLQDVALASVFANELRTYLTGNATIVPIPMHPEKRIARTFAHVDELLKSARVPFTHLLEKTGTEAMGEKSKEQRLAMEPLFKLKPKMIIQPGTYRLVDDIYTTGTTLRHAATVLKEAGATRVEAVTLIRAER from the coding sequence ATGAACAGTTGTCTCCTTTGTGAAACACCGATTGCCTCAAACCCGTCATGGCAAGCCCTTCTCGGACTCGATCAGCAGACGAATATCTGCCAAGACTGTTCAAAAAAGTTCCAACATGCCGACATAAAGAATGAAGAACCTTTTTTGGATCAAGTTACTTCACTCTATAAATACAATGAAGCGATGCGTGAATACCTACACCAATTCAAATTTCTCCAAGATGTCGCATTAGCAAGCGTCTTCGCAAATGAACTGCGCACATACTTAACAGGAAACGCTACAATCGTCCCAATCCCGATGCATCCCGAAAAAAGGATTGCGCGGACATTTGCCCATGTCGATGAACTGTTAAAAAGCGCCCGCGTACCTTTTACGCATCTGCTTGAAAAAACGGGTACCGAAGCAATGGGGGAGAAATCGAAAGAGCAACGGCTTGCAATGGAACCGCTATTCAAACTTAAACCAAAAATGATAATTCAACCAGGCACATACAGATTAGTCGATGATATTTATACAACCGGCACTACGCTCCGTCACGCGGCAACCGTTTTAAAAGAAGCAGGTGCCACGCGTGTCGAAGCAGTCACACTAATCCGTGCAGAACGATGA
- a CDS encoding DEAD/DEAH box helicase: MGRVSTCTELIVWNGEQPIYPTAHIIAWQGTLTPRQQKASNELTASNSKRIPHLIHAVCGSGKTEILFEPIHKLLTEGKRVCIAAPRVDVILELEPRLRAAFPQTAIDALYGGAETTMQSAQLILATTHQLYRFHHAFDAIFVDEADAFPYTAEETLRRAVRKAAKPGAPVHFVTATPSDKLLADIKKTGQVSTINHRYHGHPLPIPRYDALWNYAKHIQKGKLPKKLANWTEERLCRKEPFLIFFHHIVLMEQAEPLFKKLDARIHAVHASHPDRKEHVQALRNKEVPGLLTTTILERGITIPNVQVAVVGSEQLIFNKGALIQIGGRVGRSVQHPTGDFVLFHHGITYAMDEAKNEIIQLNKGGVRS; the protein is encoded by the coding sequence ATGGGTCGTGTTTCAACATGTACGGAACTGATCGTCTGGAATGGAGAACAGCCGATATACCCGACAGCCCACATCATTGCTTGGCAAGGTACACTTACACCGCGACAACAGAAGGCATCCAACGAACTGACAGCTAGCAATTCCAAACGCATCCCACATCTTATCCATGCCGTCTGCGGTTCTGGAAAAACAGAAATCCTATTCGAGCCAATTCACAAGTTGTTAACAGAAGGTAAACGGGTTTGCATCGCTGCCCCCCGTGTAGATGTCATTCTAGAACTAGAACCGCGCCTCCGTGCGGCATTTCCGCAAACAGCAATCGACGCGTTATACGGCGGGGCAGAAACAACAATGCAATCTGCCCAACTCATCCTCGCAACGACACATCAGCTTTACCGTTTCCATCACGCCTTTGATGCCATTTTCGTCGATGAAGCGGATGCATTTCCATATACAGCCGAGGAAACATTAAGAAGAGCCGTTCGAAAAGCAGCGAAACCGGGAGCGCCCGTCCATTTCGTCACCGCTACACCGTCGGACAAACTACTGGCCGACATTAAAAAGACCGGACAAGTTTCAACCATCAATCATCGATACCATGGACATCCATTACCTATCCCGCGGTATGACGCCTTATGGAATTATGCAAAACATATTCAAAAAGGGAAGCTGCCGAAAAAACTAGCCAACTGGACAGAAGAGCGACTATGCCGAAAAGAACCATTTCTTATCTTCTTCCATCACATCGTCCTCATGGAGCAAGCGGAACCGCTATTCAAAAAACTGGACGCACGTATTCACGCTGTCCATGCATCGCATCCCGATCGGAAAGAACATGTCCAAGCACTGCGCAACAAAGAAGTACCCGGTCTTTTGACAACGACAATCTTAGAGCGTGGCATCACCATCCCAAACGTCCAAGTCGCCGTCGTCGGTTCGGAACAACTCATTTTCAACAAAGGCGCACTTATCCAAATTGGCGGCCGTGTCGGGCGTTCCGTGCAACATCCAACAGGCGATTTCGTCCTCTTTCACCACGGCATCACTTATGCGATGGACGAAGCGAAAAACGAAATCATCCAGTTGAATAAAGGAGGTGTTCGCTCATGA
- a CDS encoding DegV family protein has protein sequence MKTAIVTDSTAYLPAHIMKELDIRMIPLSVTLNGEAFDEEIDILSPDFYDKVRGDGPLPKSSQPPIGKFVELFESLKGTYDAVISIHLSSGISGTYAGAGLAGDMVEGLDVYPFDSEISCYMQGFYVLRAAELAKEGMAPDLIIAELDEMKQTMRAYFMVDDLTHLQRGGRLSAAQALIGGLLQVKPLLHFQDKVIVPFEKIRTRKKAMKRIVDLLTEDAAKMPLEAAIIHGNRPEDAQVWLAALSEQLPDVKFTVSHFGPVIGTHLGEASMGLGWVKRKV, from the coding sequence TTGAAAACAGCAATTGTTACGGATAGTACGGCCTATTTGCCTGCACATATAATGAAAGAATTAGACATTCGGATGATTCCGTTATCAGTGACATTGAACGGGGAAGCGTTCGATGAGGAAATTGATATCCTATCACCCGATTTTTACGATAAAGTACGAGGAGACGGACCGCTGCCAAAGTCTTCACAGCCACCAATCGGCAAATTCGTTGAACTGTTCGAGTCACTGAAAGGCACGTACGATGCAGTTATTTCCATCCATTTATCAAGCGGCATCAGTGGAACATATGCAGGTGCTGGGCTAGCAGGCGATATGGTGGAAGGCCTGGATGTTTATCCATTCGACTCGGAAATCTCCTGCTACATGCAAGGCTTTTACGTACTTCGCGCTGCGGAACTTGCGAAAGAAGGAATGGCACCCGATTTAATCATCGCTGAGTTGGATGAAATGAAACAGACGATGCGCGCTTATTTCATGGTGGACGACCTGACACATCTGCAACGCGGTGGCAGACTCTCCGCTGCACAAGCACTGATTGGGGGACTTCTCCAAGTAAAACCATTGCTCCATTTCCAAGACAAAGTGATTGTGCCGTTTGAAAAGATCCGGACACGCAAAAAAGCGATGAAACGGATTGTGGACTTGTTAACGGAAGATGCAGCAAAAATGCCGCTCGAGGCGGCAATCATTCACGGCAACCGGCCGGAAGATGCCCAAGTATGGCTAGCAGCCCTCTCAGAGCAATTACCGGATGTGAAATTCACCGTCAGCCACTTTGGACCCGTAATTGGTACACATTTAGGGGAAGCATCAATGGGGCTTGGATGGGTAAAAAGAAAGGTCTAA
- a CDS encoding putative holin-like toxin, whose translation MVTYDAMNMLFQFGIFLATAITAVAAIIAIATNKKK comes from the coding sequence ATGGTAACTTACGATGCAATGAATATGCTTTTTCAATTTGGTATATTCCTCGCCACAGCAATAACAGCTGTGGCTGCAATCATCGCAATTGCCACCAACAAAAAAAAGTAA
- a CDS encoding EAL and HDOD domain-containing protein → MNDMNIFVGRQPILDRNGDIYGYELLYRNSDKNYFPNVDPELATIGLIVNTFLTIGIEKVAGNNLSFINFTGELLAQDIFSSLDPDQVVIEILENVEITPSLLTKMRSLKETGFKLALDDFILQEQYSVHSDLFQLIDYIKVDYLDTTPAERLEIEKFIKKYPSIVLLAEKVETEEEFEDAKASGYTLFQGYFFSKPEIVKGIEIPTNVSLHFQIIERLHTETPDIDEIAELIMHDISLTYKLLRLINTLAFNVPKKISSIKQAIVIIGLRETKRWIQVLALREIGDGSGNGRTKALADYSLTRAKMCELLAMHDKKSNSEEYFLAGMFSLIDIIMKRDWDSVSQFIPLSDEVMRTVKGEQTEMTPYLQLTKAVECFDWKRIKRLTAEMGITQTELSKYSLEAHHWTQSLQQ, encoded by the coding sequence ATGAACGACATGAATATATTTGTTGGCAGACAGCCAATATTAGACCGAAATGGAGATATTTATGGATATGAACTGCTATACAGAAACAGCGATAAAAACTACTTTCCGAACGTAGATCCCGAACTTGCGACGATCGGGTTAATCGTTAACACTTTCCTCACAATTGGAATCGAGAAAGTCGCGGGAAACAACTTGTCATTCATCAATTTTACAGGCGAATTGCTTGCACAAGATATTTTTTCAAGCCTCGACCCTGACCAGGTTGTCATTGAAATTTTGGAAAACGTCGAAATTACCCCTTCGCTGCTAACTAAAATGCGATCATTGAAAGAAACAGGTTTCAAGTTGGCACTAGATGATTTTATCCTTCAAGAACAATATAGTGTACATAGTGACTTATTCCAACTTATCGATTACATAAAGGTCGATTACTTGGATACGACGCCGGCCGAGCGATTAGAAATCGAAAAGTTCATTAAAAAGTATCCATCTATCGTGTTGCTTGCCGAAAAAGTTGAAACAGAAGAAGAGTTTGAGGACGCAAAAGCATCAGGGTACACCTTATTTCAAGGTTATTTCTTCTCCAAACCGGAAATTGTCAAAGGAATCGAAATCCCAACAAACGTCAGCCTTCATTTTCAAATTATTGAGCGGCTCCATACAGAAACACCGGATATCGACGAAATCGCGGAACTCATTATGCATGACATCTCTTTGACCTATAAACTGCTAAGGCTGATTAACACCCTTGCATTTAACGTTCCGAAAAAAATTAGTTCTATCAAACAAGCCATCGTTATCATTGGTCTGCGTGAAACAAAAAGATGGATACAAGTTCTGGCCCTACGAGAGATCGGGGACGGTTCAGGGAATGGCCGTACAAAAGCGCTGGCCGATTATTCACTGACACGGGCGAAGATGTGTGAACTGTTAGCGATGCATGATAAGAAAAGCAATTCTGAGGAATACTTCCTTGCCGGCATGTTTTCACTGATTGACATCATCATGAAGCGGGACTGGGATTCCGTATCGCAATTCATCCCATTGTCAGACGAAGTCATGCGCACAGTAAAAGGGGAGCAGACAGAAATGACCCCGTATCTTCAACTTACTAAAGCGGTTGAGTGCTTTGACTGGAAACGTATCAAGCGGCTAACTGCGGAAATGGGCATCACGCAAACGGAATTGAGCAAATATTCATTAGAAGCACATCACTGGACACAAAGCTTGCAGCAATAA
- a CDS encoding enoyl-CoA hydratase-related protein: MEAIRYEQKGNLAFVTLDRPGAMNAFNYDMLVELGQITESIRINPDIRVVIFTGSGDRAFSVGADLKERKTLTELQVKRNVYKIGEVFSAIENLPQPTIAMMNGFAFGGGMELALACDFRIAADTALMGLTETGLAIIPGAGGTQRLPRLIGEAKALELILTARKMSAAEALGYGVLTKTAAPEDLIRETADFADSILANGPIALQQAKFAIKHGMNVDLQTGLAIERKAYEFTIPTEDRIEALNAFSEKRKPVFTGK, encoded by the coding sequence ATGGAAGCAATTCGTTATGAACAAAAGGGGAATCTTGCTTTTGTGACGCTTGATCGTCCAGGAGCGATGAATGCATTTAACTATGATATGTTGGTCGAACTTGGACAGATTACCGAATCAATTCGCATCAATCCAGATATCCGCGTCGTTATTTTCACTGGATCAGGTGATCGTGCATTCAGCGTGGGGGCTGATCTAAAAGAGCGTAAAACACTTACAGAGCTACAAGTGAAGCGGAATGTATATAAAATTGGAGAGGTATTCTCCGCAATTGAGAATTTGCCACAACCAACGATCGCGATGATGAACGGTTTCGCTTTCGGAGGTGGCATGGAACTGGCACTTGCTTGCGACTTCCGGATTGCAGCCGACACTGCACTGATGGGGTTGACGGAAACGGGACTTGCAATTATTCCGGGAGCGGGCGGAACGCAGCGGCTTCCCCGTTTAATCGGCGAAGCAAAAGCGCTTGAACTTATTTTGACTGCACGTAAAATGTCAGCAGCTGAAGCGCTTGGCTATGGTGTACTGACAAAAACTGCTGCGCCTGAAGATCTGATCCGCGAAACAGCCGATTTTGCGGATTCCATCCTTGCAAACGGCCCGATTGCCTTACAGCAAGCGAAATTTGCTATTAAACACGGCATGAACGTAGATTTGCAGACGGGACTTGCGATTGAGCGAAAAGCATATGAGTTTACAATTCCGACAGAGGATCGTATTGAAGCGTTGAATGCATTTTCTGAGAAGCGGAAGCCTGTGTTTACGGGGAAATAA
- a CDS encoding flagellar export chaperone FliS: MDVKKAAERYQQTNYATLSTIEYVLLLLNECLHYVAIVETAVRTEDIEELYEYISKTQHLLFELMAATNTQPTEGKRLSSFYAYLNQCLVEVRLNKEPDKLEMVKQHLEELIESWEVAKQKGRIEKYTTPWI; the protein is encoded by the coding sequence GTGGATGTAAAAAAAGCGGCAGAGCGCTATCAGCAAACGAATTATGCGACGCTCTCCACAATCGAATACGTCCTGTTGTTGTTGAATGAATGCCTGCATTATGTAGCTATTGTCGAAACAGCAGTTCGAACTGAGGATATAGAAGAACTATACGAATATATATCAAAGACGCAGCACTTACTCTTTGAATTAATGGCAGCAACCAATACACAGCCGACAGAGGGGAAACGCCTATCGTCATTTTACGCGTATCTCAACCAATGCCTGGTGGAAGTCCGTCTCAATAAAGAGCCAGATAAATTGGAGATGGTAAAGCAGCATCTCGAGGAACTGATTGAATCATGGGAAGTCGCAAAACAAAAAGGCCGCATAGAAAAATATACGACCCCGTGGATATAA
- a CDS encoding flagellin N-terminal helical domain-containing protein — translation MRINSQEQIAFSTNRANRNATEIEKSLQKLSSGLKIAKGSDNASGVSISETMRAQVRGLSQAQSNMQDGLSVLESVNGGLNNVNDLLQRARELAVMNANGTLTDNDRVTSEKELVQLLGAIDDTAGKMEFNTKKILGENTTLTLQVGANPYQQININLVDMSTKALGLDDATLVTREDAEALITKIDGAMRKVTGHLTAIGSDMEAIEHHLRNGIVFENNLTKSLSLFEDTDMAKEMMNFISGDIRQKGDHLLVNHVNQNVQGVLSLFSK, via the coding sequence ATGCGAATAAACAGTCAGGAACAGATCGCTTTTTCGACGAACCGAGCAAATCGCAATGCCACTGAAATTGAGAAAAGTCTTCAAAAGCTTTCCTCGGGGTTAAAAATTGCAAAAGGCAGCGATAATGCTTCGGGGGTTTCTATTTCGGAAACGATGCGTGCACAAGTTAGAGGGCTTTCACAAGCGCAAAGCAATATGCAAGATGGCTTGTCCGTCCTTGAGTCTGTCAATGGTGGGCTGAATAATGTTAACGACTTATTGCAACGCGCGCGTGAACTCGCAGTCATGAATGCCAATGGTACATTGACGGATAATGACCGCGTGACTAGTGAGAAAGAGCTAGTCCAATTACTGGGAGCTATCGATGATACAGCAGGGAAAATGGAATTCAATACAAAGAAAATCCTTGGTGAGAATACGACGCTTACCCTCCAAGTCGGCGCAAATCCCTACCAGCAAATCAACATCAATCTGGTGGACATGAGTACGAAAGCGTTGGGACTTGATGATGCTACATTGGTGACTCGTGAAGATGCCGAAGCACTGATCACGAAAATTGATGGAGCTATGCGAAAAGTGACAGGCCACCTGACAGCTATCGGCTCTGATATGGAAGCAATTGAGCATCACTTGCGCAACGGAATTGTGTTCGAAAACAATTTAACAAAATCCCTTTCCCTTTTTGAAGATACAGATATGGCAAAGGAAATGATGAATTTCATTTCTGGCGATATTCGTCAAAAAGGCGACCACCTCTTGGTCAACCACGTCAATCAGAATGTGCAGGGCGTACTAAGCTTATTTTCAAAATAA
- a CDS encoding methyl-accepting chemotaxis protein, with translation MSLLKLFNFFSSTIKMKLITISFLLLSIPLIITGTFAYQKSKTGLDDLGATNLKNSVEMTILLIEALNKEVEKGDLSLEEAQENVKVSILGEKNTDGTRPLNPNLELGKNGYIFVLNQKGIDIAHPSMEGTDTWNSVDSNGVKFVQKIIDIGNNGGGFTFYEWPLPNTKNQIEPKVTYSKVDPHWGWVVSGSTYMMDFNQPAKETLNLVLLVIGVSLFLGVFIIWLFANNISRPLNMVSGQMNHLANGNLTLEPLPIKSKDEIGQLGHAMNQMQKGLKEMIQNVSNASETITTQSEEFTQSANEVRQGGEQIATTMQELSSGAESQAMSATALIEMMEDFNVKIEVSNKFGDEIEKTSDSVLIMTGEGRVLMDQSVTQMESIHQKVTIAVENVKGLNSHTKEISKLIQVIQEIADQTNLLALNAAIEAARAGEQGKGFAVVAAEVKKLAEQVSDSVGGITNIVDRILLGSDDAVNSLQSSYDEVENGTKHIKVTGQTFGAINESVIEMVGKVQNISRNLRVLTDYSVEMNKSIEEVAAVAEESAAGVEQTAASTQQSSSSMEEIALGADELASLATRLNEQVNKFKL, from the coding sequence GTGTCCTTATTGAAATTATTTAATTTCTTTTCATCAACAATTAAAATGAAACTGATTACTATTTCTTTCTTACTACTATCTATTCCCTTAATCATTACAGGTACGTTTGCATATCAGAAAAGTAAAACTGGTTTAGATGATTTGGGAGCAACAAATTTAAAAAATAGTGTAGAAATGACCATTTTGTTAATAGAGGCACTTAATAAAGAAGTTGAAAAAGGGGACCTGTCCTTAGAAGAAGCGCAAGAAAATGTGAAAGTCTCCATTTTAGGTGAAAAAAATACCGATGGAACCAGACCCCTCAATCCAAACCTTGAATTGGGCAAAAACGGGTATATTTTTGTGTTAAATCAAAAGGGAATTGATATAGCACATCCGAGTATGGAAGGTACTGATACATGGAATTCCGTAGATTCTAATGGTGTGAAATTTGTTCAAAAAATAATTGACATCGGAAATAATGGTGGAGGTTTTACTTTTTATGAGTGGCCATTACCGAATACAAAAAATCAAATTGAACCAAAGGTAACATATTCGAAGGTAGATCCACATTGGGGATGGGTTGTAAGTGGCAGTACCTACATGATGGACTTTAATCAGCCAGCTAAAGAAACGTTGAATTTAGTTTTATTGGTTATAGGAGTTTCCTTGTTTTTGGGAGTCTTCATTATTTGGCTTTTTGCGAATAACATTTCTAGACCGCTCAATATGGTGTCTGGACAAATGAACCATCTTGCAAATGGTAACCTAACTCTCGAACCATTACCAATAAAATCAAAAGACGAAATTGGCCAACTCGGTCATGCGATGAATCAAATGCAAAAGGGGCTAAAGGAAATGATTCAAAATGTATCCAATGCCTCTGAAACGATTACTACTCAAAGCGAGGAATTTACTCAATCTGCAAATGAGGTAAGACAGGGTGGAGAACAGATTGCGACGACGATGCAGGAACTATCATCAGGTGCTGAATCTCAAGCCATGAGCGCCACAGCTCTTATCGAAATGATGGAAGATTTTAATGTGAAAATTGAAGTATCCAATAAATTTGGAGATGAGATTGAAAAAACATCTGATTCAGTATTAATTATGACCGGGGAAGGCCGTGTCTTAATGGACCAATCAGTCACGCAAATGGAGAGTATCCATCAGAAAGTAACTATTGCGGTGGAAAACGTAAAGGGATTAAATAGCCATACGAAAGAGATTTCTAAGCTTATTCAAGTAATCCAAGAAATTGCAGATCAAACTAATCTATTAGCTTTAAATGCGGCAATTGAAGCAGCAAGGGCAGGTGAACAAGGTAAAGGATTTGCCGTGGTTGCGGCAGAAGTGAAAAAGTTGGCTGAACAAGTATCTGATTCAGTTGGGGGGATTACGAATATTGTGGATCGTATTTTGCTCGGTTCAGATGATGCAGTAAATTCATTGCAGTCTAGCTATGATGAAGTAGAAAATGGAACTAAACATATTAAAGTAACTGGGCAAACATTTGGTGCCATTAATGAATCAGTGATAGAGATGGTTGGAAAAGTACAAAATATTTCTCGGAATCTGAGGGTTTTGACAGATTATAGTGTGGAAATGAATAAATCTATTGAAGAAGTGGCAGCCGTAGCAGAGGAATCAGCTGCTGGAGTTGAGCAAACCGCCGCTTCGACACAACAGTCCAGTAGCTCAATGGAAGAAATAGCTCTTGGAGCGGATGAACTCGCATCCCTGGCAACACGATTGAATGAACAAGTTAATAAATTCAAATTATGA
- a CDS encoding late competence development ComFB family protein, giving the protein MALYNVMEEVVRDVLVQYKDKMQLTCQCDRCMNDIMAIALNELPPRYIANEEYGPYVRAAHVADRQGATNIISIVTKAAAFVSKSPRCPAMNPAMPKQTE; this is encoded by the coding sequence ATGGCTTTATATAATGTAATGGAAGAAGTCGTCCGCGACGTATTGGTGCAATACAAAGACAAAATGCAACTCACTTGTCAGTGTGATCGATGCATGAATGATATTATGGCGATTGCGCTTAACGAATTGCCGCCGCGCTACATTGCAAACGAGGAATACGGACCTTATGTGAGGGCTGCACATGTGGCAGATCGCCAAGGTGCGACGAATATTATATCGATCGTGACAAAAGCGGCAGCATTTGTTTCAAAAAGTCCACGCTGTCCGGCTATGAACCCTGCTATGCCTAAACAAACTGAATAA
- a CDS encoding class I SAM-dependent methyltransferase, protein MAQNNSDKLTRKINILENADRKDNFPAEDLLKLLPIKRSNNILDLGAGTGYLALPAAKQIDGIVYALDLDVDILNYLDSKSKEEKLGNIKTVEGSFDNIPLEDNTIDIALASLALHEVNPLSNTLKQINRVLIENGYLLCVEFEQKEASNSPRVHSSVMEQELLNAGFNIKEKIFPSNKVANEALYIFIAQKQG, encoded by the coding sequence ATGGCTCAAAATAATAGTGACAAATTAACAAGAAAGATCAATATACTAGAAAATGCGGATAGAAAAGATAATTTTCCAGCAGAAGACTTGTTAAAATTGCTACCAATAAAGAGATCTAACAATATCTTAGACTTAGGTGCAGGAACAGGTTATTTGGCACTTCCTGCAGCCAAACAAATTGACGGTATTGTTTATGCATTAGATTTAGATGTGGATATACTTAATTATTTGGATTCGAAATCCAAAGAAGAAAAACTAGGTAATATTAAAACGGTAGAAGGCAGTTTTGATAATATTCCACTGGAAGATAACACAATTGATATTGCCTTAGCGTCTTTAGCATTACATGAAGTTAATCCATTATCCAATACGTTGAAACAAATAAACAGAGTACTTATAGAGAATGGATACTTATTATGTGTAGAATTTGAACAAAAAGAAGCATCTAATAGTCCGAGAGTACATTCATCAGTAATGGAACAAGAATTACTAAATGCAGGATTCAATATCAAAGAAAAAATATTTCCTTCTAACAAAGTTGCGAATGAAGCATTATATATTTTCATTGCTCAAAAACAAGGATAA
- a CDS encoding SF0329 family protein has translation MRWSKLKQMAEDLLCESLKGRVHYQAIVHRKSHDQTSSFRVTFDGKEIGWASDIPYAMELNRRSDDLRDERQLNSFPWHLHWQEWEESEDYKAYHRAYADTETELIADEIFPAWAVKELLFEYVHMPFEEAVEHEHPFVRAISVFDKRFGKRRLAEIDSEKESGLVKTFYEIRIEADSNSKE, from the coding sequence ATGAGGTGGTCGAAGCTGAAGCAGATGGCGGAAGATTTGCTGTGTGAATCACTGAAAGGTCGGGTGCATTATCAGGCAATCGTCCATCGGAAAAGTCATGACCAGACAAGCAGTTTTCGTGTGACATTCGACGGTAAAGAGATTGGCTGGGCATCGGATATTCCCTACGCGATGGAACTGAATCGACGCAGTGACGATTTGCGGGACGAGCGGCAATTGAATTCGTTCCCGTGGCATCTCCACTGGCAGGAATGGGAAGAATCTGAAGACTATAAAGCCTATCATCGTGCATACGCGGATACTGAAACCGAACTGATTGCTGACGAAATTTTCCCGGCATGGGCTGTAAAAGAACTTTTATTCGAATATGTTCATATGCCGTTTGAAGAAGCAGTTGAGCATGAGCATCCATTTGTCAGAGCGATCAGCGTATTCGATAAGCGGTTTGGGAAGAGAAGACTAGCGGAAATCGATTCTGAAAAGGAAAGCGGATTGGTCAAGACGTTTTACGAAATTCGTATAGAAGCAGATTCCAATTCAAAAGAATAG